A part of Astyanax mexicanus isolate ESR-SI-001 chromosome 2, AstMex3_surface, whole genome shotgun sequence genomic DNA contains:
- the LOC107197793 gene encoding protein mono-ADP-ribosyltransferase PARP12 → MQTAALINRILCAHDGRMELEELYGQLIGPVLKDEVEDALKDTDMFVITGEENKVVVAKTKLRLCRARDCQGCSNLHLCKKYLLGDCPFEKERRGCRFCHDLYSGHNVSVRRQHNLLELDRTELSVILLQSDNTLLPPVCFTYNKGRGEYGHCPDKEACRRLHVCQNYIRGTCDGSGRCSRCHDFFEPHPVKTLQAKGIPSQLIGSMLTVYKNILAVWDANQVNTSASSSEKSDICLFNIKGYCKQGNRCRQVHFHLPYKWESRERHGWKVLPDNEETERAFCDPNKTYSDGAEPVYFDTMTQGFAEVRRLSTLSSVLNPTFILTTTWIWYWEDENGNWIKYGNNGTHHSSSITSEDLESKYQEDNSATIQFTAGPHSYELNMQDMIQSNQQIGTKRLVRRRPLFLTTEDVQKIKRSQKEFSGHSQNLPRHWDKTKVPEIGFKRVPLRNTTDEFRRIFELFSQTMSGFSVRRIERVQNRSLWSVFQWQADVLRKKNAGKENKKLLFHGTLSRHVDAICQQNIDWRICGVHGTAYGKGSYFARDASYSHSYTDQSETRCMFVCRVLVGEYTTGHSSHVRPPLMDGEDTIFFDSCVNDINNPSIFVVFEKTQIYPEYFIQYDDLHVSTPTLIQPPPQVFSSALTLHSAHRMPFNQLHRPTTSGYFASALKPEHHNLTGASRGFGSMTSLANLSTHANAPDTTKQQNSRPRRSNMRNATRRFGSLTNLSVHDGASPTLSLHSRPQTGFPQPNTRQGTKSSTMVNQSWVV, encoded by the exons ATGCAAACAGCAGCTCTTATTAATCGGATTTTATGTGCCCATGATGGGAGAATGGAGCTGGAGGAGCTGTACGGTCAGCTGATTGGACCGGTGTTAAAGGATGAAGTAGAAGATGCTCTAAAAGACACAGATATGTTTGTGATCACTGGTGAGGAAAACAAGGTGGTGGTTGCCAAGACTAAACTGAGGCTGTGTAGAGCCAGGGACTGCCAAGGCTGCAGTAACCTCCACCTGTGTAAAAAGTACCTGTTGGGAGACTGTCCATTTGAGAAAGAGAG ACGAGGATGTCGATTCTGCCACGATTTATACTCAGGACACAATGTCAGTGTGCGACGTCAACACAACCTGCTGGAGCTGGATCGCACTGAGCTGAGTGTTATACTTCTTCAAAGTGACAACACCCTTCTGCCTCCA GTGTGTTTTACGTATAACAAAGGCAGAGGGGAATATGGCCACTGTCCTGATAAAGAGGCCTGTAGAAGACTTCATGTGTGTCAGAACTACATCAGAGGAACCTGTGATGGAAGCGGTAGATGCAGCCGATGCCACGACTTCTTTGAGCCTCATCCGGTGAAAACCCTCCAGGCTAAAGGAATTCCCAGTCAGCTGATAGGATCCATGCTGACAGTATACAAGAACATACTAGCAGTCTGGGATGCTAATCAAGTGAACACATCAGCCAGTTCATCAG AGAAATCAGACATATGCCTCTTCAACATCAAAGGATACTGCAAACAAGGAA ACAGGTGTCGGCAGGTGCATTTCCATCTGCCTTATAAGTGGGAAAGCAGAGAAAGACATGGCTGGAAAGTTCTGCCAGATAACGAAGAGACAGAACGTGCATTCTGTGATCCCAATAAGACATACAG TGATGGTGCTGAACCAGTATACTTTGATACAATGACTCAAGGTTTTGCAGAGGTTCGTCGTCTCTCCACTCTTTCGTCAGTGCTGAACCCCACCTTCATCCTCACCACCACCTGGATCTGGTACTGGGAGGATGAGAATGGAAACTGGATCAAGTATGGAAAT AATGGAACCCATCATTCATCTTCCATTACCAGTGAGGATCTGGAGAGTAAATACCAAGAAGACAACAGCGCTACAATCCAGTTTACAGCAGGCCCACATTCTTATGAACTCAACATGCAAG ACATGATTCAGTCCAACCAACAGATCGGCACTAAAAGGCTGGTGAGGAGGAGACCTTTGTTTCTCACAACAGAAGATGTACAAAAGATCAAAAGAAG tcAAAAGGAATTCAGTGGGCATTCACAAAATTTGCCTCGTCACTGGGATAAAACCAAGGTTCCAGAAATTGGTTTCAAG AGAGTTCCCCTAAGAAACACTACAGATGAGTTTAGAAGAATTTTTGAGCTCTTCAGtcagacaatgtcaggattcagtGTGAGGAGGATTGAGAGGGTGCAGAACCGGAGCTTATGGAGTGTTTTTCAATG GCAGGCTGACGTCCTGAGGAAGAAAAATGCAGGAAAGGAAAACAAGAAACTTCTGTTCCATGGCACTCTGTCTAGACATGTTGATGCCATCTGCCAGCAGAACATTGACTGGAGAATATGTGGAGTTCATGGAACAGCATATGGAAAAG GGAGTTATTTTGCCAGGGATGCCAGCTACTCCCATAGTTACACCGATCAATCTGAGACTCGATGCATGTTTGTTTGTCGGGTTCTGGTAGGAGAATACACGACTGGACATTCCAGCCATGTTCGCCCTCCCCTGATGGATGGAGAAGACACCATTTTTTTTGACAGCTGTGTAAATGACATCAACAACCCCTCCATATTTGTGGTTTTTGAGAAGACTCAGATTTACCCTGAGTACTTCATTCAGTATGATGATCTGCATGTCAGCACTCCTACATTAATCCAACCCCCACCACAAGTGTTCTCTTCTGCACTCACCCTCCACTCAGCCCACAGGATGCCATTCAATCAGCTGCACAGACCCACCACATCTGGATATTTTGCCAGTGCCTTAAAGCCAGAACATCACAATTTGACCGGAGCATCTCGGGGATTTGGTTCAATGACGTCTTTAGCGAACCTTTCCACTCACGCCAATGCTCCTGACACAACCAAGCAACAGAATTCCAGACCAAGAAGGTCAAATATGAGGAACGCAACAAGAAGATTTGGTTCTTTAACAAATCTGTCAGTGCATGATGGTGCTTCACCTACACTTAGCCTTCATTCCAGACCTCAGACTGGTTTTCCCCAACCAAACACTAGGCAGGGAACTAAGAGCTCTACAATGGTTAACCAGTCTTGGGTAGTCTAG